The Canis lupus familiaris isolate Mischka breed German Shepherd chromosome X, alternate assembly UU_Cfam_GSD_1.0, whole genome shotgun sequence genome has a segment encoding these proteins:
- the SOX3 gene encoding transcription factor SOX-3, producing the protein MRPARDVASGASGLRVPGDLARSTLASLPFPPDPLARRPPSAPPTESPGLFTVAAPAPGAPSPPATLAHLLPAPAMYSLLETELKNPVGPPTPAAGAGGPAAAGGAGKSSATAAGGATAGGGNGGGSSGGGGGSDQDRVKRPMNAFMVWSRGQRRKMALENPKMHNSEISKRLGADWKLLTDAEKRPFIDEAKRLRAVHMKEYPDYKYRPRRKTKTLLKKDKYSLPGGLLPPGAAAAAAAAAAAAAASSPVGVGQRLDTYTHVNGWANGAYSLVQEQLGYAQPATMSSPPPPPALPQMHRYDMAGLQYSPMMPPGAQSYMNAAAAAAAASGYGGMAPSAAAAAAAAYGQQPATAAAAAAAAAAMSLGPMGTVVKTEPSSPPPAITSHSQRACLGDLRDMISMYLPPGGDAADAASPLPGGRLHSVHQHYQGAGTAVNGTVPLTHI; encoded by the coding sequence ATGCGGCCAGCTCGAGACGTCGCATCAGGTGCGAGTGGCCTGCGGGTTCCTGGCGACTTGGCGCGGAGCACTTTGGCCAGCCTGCCCTTCCCGCCTGACCCGCTGGCCCGCCGGCCCCCGAGCGCCCCTCCGACGGAGTCCCCAGGCCTTTTCACCGTGGCCGCTCCAGCCCCGGGAGCGCCTTCTCCTCCCGCCACTCTGGCGCACCTTCTTCCCGCCCCGGCCATGTACAGCCTGCTGGAGACCGAGCTCAAGAACCCCGTGGGGCCACCCACCCCAGCGGCCGGCGCAGGCGGCCCCGCAGCCGCCGGCGGCGCAGGCAAGAGCAGCGCGACCGCAGCCGGCGGCGCGACCGCAGGCGGCGGCAACGGCGGGGGCTcgagcggcgggggcgggggcagcgacCAGGACCGCGTGAAGCGACCCATGAACGCCTTCATGGTGTGGTCCCGGGGGCAGCGGCGCAAGATGGCCCTGGAGAACCCCAAGATGCACAACTCCGAGATCAGCAAGCGCTTGGGCGCCGACTGGAAACTGCTGACCGACGCCGAGAAGCGGCCGTTCATCGACGAGGCCAAGCGACTGCGCGCCGTGCACATGAAAGAGTACCCGGACTACAAGTACCGGCCGCGCCGCAAGACCAAGACGCTGCTCAAGAAGGACAAGTACTCGCTGCCCGGAGGCCTGCTGCccccgggcgccgccgccgccgcggccgccgcggccgccgccgccgccgccagcagcCCGGTGGGCGTGGGCCAGCGCCTGGACACGTACACACACGTGAACGGCTGGGCCAACGGCGCGTACTCGCTGGTGCAGGAGCAGCTGGGCTACGCGCAGCCCGCTACCATGAgcagcccgccgccgccgcccgcgctgccGCAGATGCACCGCTACGACATGGCCGGCCTGCAGTACAGCCCCATGATGCCGCCCGGCGCCCAGAGCTACATgaacgccgccgccgccgccgccgccgcctcgggctACGGGGGCATGGCgccctcggccgccgccgccgcggccgccgcctaCGGGCAGCAgcccgccaccgccgccgccgcggccgccgccgccgccgccatgaGCCTGGGCCCCATGGGCACGGTGGTGAAGACCGAACCCAGCTCGCCGCCGCCCGCCATCACATCGCACTCGCAGCGCGCGTGCCTCGGCGACCTGCGCGACATGATCAGCATGTACCTGCCACCCGGCGGGGACGCGGCCGACGCCGCCTCGCCGCTGCCCGGCGGCCGCCTGCACAGCGTACACCAGCACTACCAGGGCGCGGGGACTGCCGTCAACGGAACCGTGCCGCTGACCCACATCTGA